The following proteins come from a genomic window of Sorghum bicolor cultivar BTx623 chromosome 3, Sorghum_bicolor_NCBIv3, whole genome shotgun sequence:
- the LOC8059361 gene encoding uncharacterized protein LOC8059361 translates to MGSPLRTVTVHLRRSSSADTVAIAVDGGTGVDLARVGLALGLDPASVRPNGYFLSRGPGHVCSAVTWRALLAFFAKRGLPTGADAAAPVVVDGKPAAPTAQSSDRTTPTCPKRKSGVEVERCPKKSKPQQNKSALPKRRHDVLSDEIVLGLKRRLRLDDPTPAKKIKQVECGSETQQPVRFYCGFVNANGKRLRDEEMITSLSCKRVR, encoded by the exons ATGGGCTCGCCGCTCCGCACCGTCACAGTGCACCTCCGTCGCTCTTCGTCAGCGGATACCGTGGCAATCGCCGTGGACGGCGGCACCGGGGTGGACCTGGCCCGGGTGGGGCTCGCGCTGGGGCTGGACCCCGCCTCCGTCCGCCCCAACGGCTACTTCCTCAGCCGCGGCCCCGGCCACGTCTGCTCCGCCGTCACGTGGCGCGCGCTCCTCGCCTTCTTCGCGAAGCGCGGGCTGCCCACCGGAGCCGACGCCGCCGcgcccgtcgtcgtcgacgGCAAGCCCGCCGCGCCTACTGCGCAGAGCTCAG ATCGAACAACTCCTACATGCCCAAAGCGAAAATCTGGAGTGGAAGTAGAAAGATGTCCCAAGAAGAGCAAGCCTCAACAGAACAAATCAGCTCTCCCGAAACGAAGGCACGATGTACTCAGCGATGAAATCGTCCTTGGTCTAAAGAGAAGACTCAGGCTGGACGACCCAACCCCAGCTAAGAAGATTAAGCAAGTAGAATGCGGCTCAG AGACACAGCAACCAGTTAGATTTTATTGTGGCTTTGTGAATGCAAATGGAAAGCGGCTACGGGATGAGGAGATGATCACCTCGCTTTCATGTAAAAGAGTTCGGTGA